One segment of Panicum virgatum strain AP13 chromosome 1K, P.virgatum_v5, whole genome shotgun sequence DNA contains the following:
- the LOC120640629 gene encoding E3 ubiquitin-protein ligase ATL23-like, whose amino-acid sequence MAAVTLSVLLLVAGVVAMLVLHILIVFWALRRGITRRAAASRQDEERAEGLSAEDLDGLPWHDHDHEGKAGECAVCLEAFRAGDRCRALPGCEHGFHAQCVDPWLRKSRVCPVCRAVVDTGRGKAAGTVVAGEAAATSGVVAERQGGADR is encoded by the coding sequence ATGGCGGCAGTGACGCTGTCCgtgctcctcctcgtcgccggcgtcgtggCCATGCTCGTGCTGCACATCCTCATCGTCTTCTGGGCGCTCAGGCGGGGCAtcacgcgccgcgccgcggcgtcgcGGCAGGACGAGGAGCGCGCGGAGGGGCTGTCGGCCGAGGATCTTGACGGGCTGCCGTGGCACGACCACGACCACGAGGGCAAGGCCGGCGAGTGCGCGGTGTGCCTGGAGGCGTTCCGGGCCGGGGACCGGTGCCGGGCGTTGCCGGGGTGCGAGCACGGGTTCCACGCGCAGTGCGTGGACCCCTGGCTGCGCAAGAGCCGCGTGTGCCCCGTCTGCCGCGCCGTCGTCGACACAGGCCGCGGCAAGGCGGCCGGcacggtggtggccggcgaggcTGCCGCCACGTCGGGGGTCGTGGCTGAAAGACAGGGGGGCGCGGATCGGTAG
- the LOC120640624 gene encoding probable methionine--tRNA ligase, protein MASSSSPPLPKLPIPGRRNILITSALPYVNNVPHLGNIIGCVLSADVFARYCRLRGYNALYICGTDEYGTATETKAMEEKCSPKEICDKYHAIHDEVYKWFDIKFDKFGRTSSPQQTEICQAIFHKLMKNNWLTENTMQQLYCDTCQRFLADRLVEGACPTQGCTNKAARGDQCDKCSHMLNPTELIDPKCKVCKNTPHIRETDHLFLELPLLKEKLVDYINDTSVAGMWSQNAIQATNAWLKEGLKPRCITRDLKWGVPVPMEKYKDKVFYVWFDAPIGYVSITASYTPEWEKWWKNPDNVELFQFMGKDNVPFHTIMFPSTLLGTGENWTMMKTISVTEYLNYETGKFSKSKGIGVFGNDAKNTNIPPEVWRYYLLTSRPEASDTLFTWTDLQAKLNSELLNNLGNFINRVLSFIAKPAGAGYDSIIPDAPGAESHPSTSELAEKTSKRVEQYLDAMEKVKLKQGLKSAMGISSDGNAYLQESEFWKLYKEDPVSCAIVIKTSVGLVYLLTCLLEPFMPSFSNEVQRQLNLSPEENLSFSDGKGEIVKAKTPWDFLPAGHKIGRPTPLFEELKDENVSEHRKKYAGSQAERRSQEVADAEAMKIANQLKSTTLSEGGSKKEQKKQSGNSKSKAAEAEVSIVKLDIRVGLIRKAEKHPDADSLYVEEIDVGEEAPRTVVSGLVKYIPLEEMQNRKVCVLCNLKPVAMRGIKSHAMVLAASSDDHTKVELVEPPADAAVGERVTFAGHSGEPEASLSGKSKVWEKLAADLHSNGELVACYKDVPFTTSAGVCKVKTLANAEIR, encoded by the exons ATGGCGTCGTCGTCCTCACCTCCGCTGCCGAAGCTGCCGATCCCCGGCCGCCGCAACATACTCATCACCAGCGCCTTACCCTACGTGAACAACGTCCCGCACCTCGGGAACATCATCGGAT GTGTGCTGAGCGCCGACGTGTTCGCGCGCTACTGCCGGCTGCGCGGGTACAACGCGCTCTACATATGCGGGACGGACGAGTACGGGACGGCCACGGAGACGaaggccatggaggagaagtGCTCGCCCAAGGAGATCTGCGACAA GTACCATGCTATCCATGACGAGGTTTACAAGTGGTTTGACATAAAATTTGACAAGTTTGGACGAACATCCTCTCCTCAGCAGACAGAAATATGCCAAGCAATTTTCCATAAATTGATGAAAAACAATTGGCTCACAGAAAATACCATGCAGCAG ctttattgtgatacttgtcaaagaTTTTTGGCGGACAGACTTGTAGAAGGAGCATGCCCTACACAAGGGTGTACTAATAAAGCTGCGCGAGGTGATCAATGTGATAAGTGCAGCCATATGTTGAATCCAACGGAACTAATTGATCCAAAGTGTAAG GTCTGCAAGAATACTCCTCATATTCGTGAAACAGATCACCTATTCTTGGAACTCCCTCTATTAAAAGAAAAGTTGGTAGACTATATCAATGATACTTCCGTAGCTGGTATGTGGAGTCAAAATGCCATTCAAGCAACAAACGCATGGCTGAAGGAAGGACTAAAGCCACGCTGTATCACAAGAGATCTTAAATGGGGAGTTCCTGTTCCAATGGAGAAGTACAAAGATAAG GTTTTCTATGTCTGGTTCGATGCGCCAATTGGCTATGTGTCGATCACAGCATCTTATACTCCTGAGTGGGAGAAGTGGTGGAAGAATCCTGATAATGTGGAATTATTTCAGTTCATGGGCAAAGATAATGTGCCATTTCACACG ATCATGTTCCCTTCAACACTACTTGGAACTGGTGAAAATTGGACGATGATGAAGACCATTAGTGTTACTGAATATTTAAATTATGAAACAG GAAAATTCTCCAAGAGTAAGGGTATTGGAGTTTTTGGCAACGATGCAAAGAATACGAATATTCCTCCTGAAGTCTGGCGATACTACCTGCTTACAAGTCGCCCAGAG GCATCAGATACACTCTTTACATGGACTGATTTGCAAGCCAAATTGAACAGCGAGTTGTTAAATAACTTGGGAAACTTCATCAATCGTGTGCTAAGCTTTATTGCAAAACCAGCTG gAGCTGGATATGATTCAATTATACCTGATGCCCCCGGTGCCGAGTCACATCCATCGACAAGTGAGCTTGCAGAAAAAACCAGTAAACGGGTTGAACAATATCTTGATGCCATGGAAAAG GTTAAGCTGAAACAAGGACTGAAGAGTGCAATGGGCATCTCCAGTGATGGAAATGCTTATTTGCAA GAGAGTGAATTTTGGAAACTTTATAAAGAAGATCCAGTAAGCTGTGCGATTGTGATTAAAACTTCAGTTGGTCTTGTCTATCTCCTTACCTGCCTGCTGGAGCCTTTCATGCCTTCCTTTTCTAATGAA GTGCAACGTCAATTAAACCTGTCCCCGGAAGAAAATCTCTCATTCAGTGATGGAAAAGGAGAAATTGTGAAGGCAAAAACTCCTTGGGATTTTCTACCAGCAGGGCATAAAATAGGGAGGCCTACACCTCTGTTCGAGGAATTG AAAGATGAAAACGTGAGTGAGCATAGGAAAAAATATGCAGGAAGTCAAGCTGAGAGGAGGTCACAAGAAGTTGCTGATGCTGAAGCCATGAAAATTGCTAACCAGCTCAAAAGCACCACATTATCTG AGGGAGGCTCGAAAAAGGAACAGAAGAAACAGTCTGGTAACTCAAAATCTAAGGCAGCAGAGGCAGAAGTGTCTATTGTAAAGTTGGATATTCGAGTGGGGCTTATCAGAAAAGCTGAGAAGCATCCAGATGCTGATTCCCTGTACGTAGAGGAAATCGATGTTGGAGAGGAGGCTCCAAGAACAGTGGTTAGCGGCCTTGTCAAATACATTCCTCTTGAAGAAATGCAG AACCGGAAAGTGTGCGTTCTCTGCAATTTGAAACCAGTGGCAATGCGTGGTATAAAATCACATGCCATGGTTCTGGCTGCATCAAGTGACGACCATACCAAG GTCGAACTGGTCGAACCACCAGCGGATGCTGCCGTGGGGGAGAGGGTCACCTTCGCTGGGCACTCGGGTGAGCCTGAGGCTTCTCTCAGTGGCAAGAGCAAGGTCTGGGAGAAGCTAGCCGCTGACCTTCACAGTAACGGCGAGCTTGTGGCGTGCTACAAAGATGTCCCGTTCACGACTTCGGCTGGCGTGTGCAAGGTGAAGACATTAGCAAATGCAGAAATCCGCTAG
- the LOC120640643 gene encoding E3 ubiquitin-protein ligase ATL23-like, which produces MAGAHSVVFLVTGLAMVFVVHVLVLFLALNWCCRAQPSSRVGERAEEGGGGGGLSAEQVGELPCHECKEGPGAGAGECAVCLEAFRAGDRRRVLPGCEHGFHAECVDSWLRKSRRCPICRAEVVVAAHGKNAGEVAEAAAVEIVTER; this is translated from the coding sequence ATGGCCGGAGCCCACTCCGTCGTCTTCCTCGTCACCGGCCTCGCGATGGTGTTCGTCGTCCACGTCCTCGTGCTCTTCTTGGCGCTGAACTGGTGCTGCCGGGCACAACCCTCGTCCCGCGTCGGGGAGCGCgcggaggaaggcggcggcggcggcggcctttcgGCCGAGCAGGTCGGCGAGCTTCCCTGCCACGAGTGCAAGGAGGGCCccggggccggcgccggcgagtgcGCGGTGTGCCTGGAGGCGTTCCGCGCGGGCGACAGGCGCAGGGTGCTGCCGGGCTGCGAGCACGGGTTCCACGCGGAGTGCGTCGACTCGTGGCTGCGCAAGAGCCGCCGGTGCCCCATCTGCCGcgcggaggtggtggtggccgcgCATGGCAAGAACGCCGGTgaggtggcggaggccgccgccgtggagatcgTTACCGAAAGGTAG
- the LOC120640614 gene encoding homeobox-leucine zipper protein HOX16-like produces the protein MESGRLIFSATGSGAGQMLFLDCGAGGVPGGGGLFHRGGRPVLGLEEGRGVKRPFFTSPDELLEEEYYDEQLPEKKRRLTPEQVHLLERSFEEENKLEPERKTELARKLGLQPRQVAVWFQNRRARWKTKQLERDFDRLKASFDALRADHDLLLQDNHRLRSQVASLTEKLQEKEGTEGGASADADAAALPVDVKLASLADEDVDEPPAEAFEAHQQVKSEDRLSTGSGGSAVVDTDAHLCGQLAAAVDSSVESYFPGGEDYHDCGMGGPVNHCPGGIQSDDDGAGSDEGCSYYPEDEAAAAVFFAGHAHPHAEDDEDAGQIGWWMWN, from the exons ATGGAGTCCGGCCGGCTCATCTTCAGCGCCACGGGCTCCGGCGCCGGGCAGATGCTCTTCCTGGactgcggcgcgggcggcgtccccggcggcggcggcttgttCCATCGAG GTGGGAGACCGGTGCTCGGCCTGGAAGAAGGGCGCGGCGTAAAGCGGCCCTTCTTCACCTCCCCCGACGAGCTCCTCGAGGAGGAGTACTACGACGAGCAGCTGCCGGAGAAGAAGCGCCGCCTCACCCCGGAGCAG GTGCATCTGCTGGagaggagcttcgaggaggaGAACAAGCTGGAGCCGGAGCGCAAGACGGAGCTGGCCCGCAAGCTGgggctgcagcctcgccaggtGGCCGTCTGGTTCCAGAACCGCCGCGCCCGCTGGAAGACCAAGCAGCTCGAGCGCGACTTCGACCGCCTCAAGGCCTCCTTCGACGCCCTCCGCGCCGACCACGACCTCCTCCTTCAGGACAACCACCGCCTCCGCTCACAG GTGGCATCGTTGACCGAGAAGCTGCAAGAGAAGGAGGGGACGGAGGGCGGCGCtagcgccgacgccgacgccgcggcgcTGCCGGTGGATGTCAAGCTGGCTTCCTTGGCCGACGAAGACGTTGACGAGCCGCCCGCGGAGGCGTTCGAAGCGCATCAGCAGGTCAAGTCCGAGGACAGGCTGAGCACGGGCAGCGGCGGGAGCGCGGTGGTGGACACGGACGCACACCTGTGCggccagctcgccgccgcggtcgaCAGCAGCGTGGAGTCCTACTTCCCCGGCGGCGAGGACTACCACGACTGCGGGATGGGCGGCCCCGTCAACCACTGCCCGGGAGGGATCCAGTCGGATGACGACGGCGCGGGCAGCGACGAGGGATGCAGCTACTATCCCGAAgatgaagccgccgccgccgtgttctTCGCCGGACACGCCCACCCCCACGCCGAAGACGACGAGGACGCCGGCCAGATCGGCTGGTGGATGTGGAACTAG